In Oryza sativa Japonica Group chromosome 3, ASM3414082v1, one DNA window encodes the following:
- the LOC4334536 gene encoding triacylglycerol lipase SDP1: protein MDLSGEASLGGFKIGPSTLVGRGVAIRVLLLSSLWRLRERAYAAASRVRGAALPVVAPWLHLRNTHGILLVVVLFALFLRRLSGARSRAALARRRLQCKKAMRYAASYEEWARAAKVLDKMSEQVSESDFYDEELIRNRLEELRRRREEGSLRDVVFCMRGDLVRNLGNMCNPELHKGRLEVPKLIKDYIDEVSAQLKMVCESDTDDLLLEEKLAFVQETRHAFGRTALLLSGGASLGSFHVGVVKTLVEHKLLPRIVAGSSVGSIICSIVATRTWPEIQSFFVDSLQTLQFFDRIGGIFAVTKRVMTYGALHDISQMQRLLRDLTGNLTFQEAYDMTGRVLGVTVCSPRKNEPPRCLNYLTSPHVVIWSAVTASCAFPGLFEAQELMAKNRFGEIVPFHAPFSTDPEQGPGASKRRWRDGSLEMDLPMMQLKELFNVNHFIVSQTNPHISPLLRLKEIVTTYGGRFAGKLARLAEMEVKYRCNQILEIGLPLGGLAKLFAQDWEGDVTMVMPATAAQYLKIIQNPTYAELQMAANQGRRCTWEKISAIRTNCAIELALDESIAVLNHKRRLKRSMERVASASQGYTCSSVIRTPRRVPSWSCISRENSTGSLSEDCFATTSSSTHQGIQVVATPNVIHNDGSESESETIDLNSWTRSGGPLMRTSSADMFINFIQNLEIESEFNTGNSSGSTVSKDSCPNNNSGVTAQGTDRSTDTSETGSCNTGNNIASQPSTSTSIAVSEGELLQPERSTNGILINVVKRKSVFGEHESEAETESYVDTTNLDTSDCPGDNKDAADSNDLSAAHTDSVTSQHSSADE, encoded by the exons ATGGATTTGTCCGGGGAAGCAAGCCTCGGGGGATTCAAGATCGGGCCATCGACGCTCGTCGGCCGCGGGGTAGCCATCCGCGTGCTCCTCCTCAGCTCGCTGTGGCGCCTGCGCGAGCGCGCctacgccgccgcctcgcgcgtgcgcggcgcggcgcttcCGGTGGTCGCGCCCTGGCTCCACCTCAGGAACACCCATGGCATCCTCCTCGTGGTTGTCCTCTTCGCGCTGTTCCTGAGGCGGCTCTCTGGCGCGCGGTCGCGGGCGGCGCTGGCGCGCCGGCGGTTGCAGTGCAAGAAGGCGATGAGGTACGCGGCGAGCTACGAGGAGTGGGCGCGCGCCGCCAAGGTGCTCGACAAAATGTCTGAGCAGGTCAGTGAGAGCGATTTCTACGACGAGGAGCTCATCAGGAACAGGCTGGAGGAGCTCCGAAGGCGGAGGGAGGAAGGGTCGCTCCGGGATGTGGTGTTCTGCATGCGTGGTGATCTTGTGAGGAATTTGGGGAACATGTGCAATCCCGAGCTTCATAAGGGCAGGCTTGAG GTTCCTAAGCTTATAAAAGATTACATTGATGAGGTTTCTGCCCAGCTGAAAATGGTATGTGAATCTGATACCGATGATTTGCTTTTGGAAGAGAAACTTGCCTTTGTTCAAGAGACCAGGCATGCCTTTGGGAGGACAGCATTACTCTTAAGTGGGGGTGCTTCACTGGGATCTtttcatgtaggtgtagtgaaAACACTGGTTGAGCACAAGCTTTTGCCTCGAATAGTTGCAGGATCTAGTGTTGGTTCCATTATATGTTCAATTGTTGCGACCCGAACATGGCCTGAGATCCAGAGCTTCTTTGTAGACTCATTGCAGACCTTGCAGTTCTTTGATAGGATAGGTGGAATTTTTGCAGTAACAAAACGGGTTATGACTTATGGTGCACTCCATGACATTAGCCAGATGCAAAGGCTTTTGAGGGATCTGACAGGCAACTTAACATTTCAAGAGGCTTATGACATGACTGGCCGTGTTCTTGGCGTCACAGTTTGCTCTCCTAGAAAAAATGAGCCACCCCGCTGCCTCAACTACCTGACATCACCACATGTTGTTATTTGGAGTGCCGTGACTGCCTCTTGTGCATTTCCTGGGCTCTTCGAAGCTCAGGAATTGATGGCAAAGAATAGATTTGGTGAGATAGTTCCCTTCCACGCACCCTTTTCCACAGACCCAGAGCAAGGTCCTGGAGCATCAAAGCGTCGGTGGAGGGATGGAAGTTTGGAGATGGATCTGCCCATGATGCAACTCAAAGAGTTGTTCAACGTAAATCACTTCATTGTGAGCCAAACTAATCCTCACATCTCTCCACTCCTCCGACTGAAGGAGATTGTCACAACCTATGGAGGTCGCTTCGCTGGAAAG CTTGCTCGTCTGGCTGAAATGGAGGTTAAGTACAGATGTaaccaaatcctagaaattGGCCTCCCACTGGGAGGACTAGCGAAATTGTTTGCTCAGGATTGGGAGGGTGATGTCACCATGGTTATGCCGGCAACAGCAGCCCAG TACTTGAAGATTATACAAAACCCTACATATGCGGAGCTGCAAATGGCTGCCAACCAGGGGCGCAGGTGCACATGGGAGAAGATCTCTGCGATCAGAACAAACTGTGCTATTGAACTTGCGTTGGATGAGTCCATTGCCGTTCTAAACCATAAAAGAAGACTAAAGAGAAGCATGGAAAGGGTAGCTTCTGCTTCCCAGGGATATACATGCAGTTCTGTAATCAGAACACCAAGGAGGGTACCATCGTGGAGCTGCATCAGTCGAGAGAATTCTACAGGATCTCTCTCAGAAGATTGTTTTGCAACCACTAGTTCATCTACTCACCAAGGAATTCAAGTTGTTGCCACACCGAACGTTATTCATAATGATGGAAGTGAGAGTGAATCAGAAACCATTGACTTAAATTCTTGGACCCGGAGTGGTGGACCTCTAATGAGGACTTCATCAGCTGACATGTTCATCAATTTCATTCAGAATCTTGAGATAGAGTCTGAGTTCAATACAGGTAATTCATCAGGATCTACCGTTTCTAAAGATTCATGCCCAAACAATAATTCTGGAGTTACTGCACAAGGTACAGATAGAAGCacagacacatctgaaactggTTCATGCAATACTGGCAACAATATAGCTAGTCAACCCTCTACCTCTACAAGCATTGCTGTTTCTGAAGGAGAACTGCTGCAACCAGAAAGGAGTACTAACGGAATTCTAATTAATGTTGTCAAAAGAAAGAGTGTGTTTGGTGAGCATGAAAGCGAAGCTGAAACCGAATCATATGTGGACACAACAAATTTGGACACTTCTGACTGTCCTGGAGATAACAAAGATGCAGCTGACTCAAACGATCTTTCAGCTGCTCATACTGATTCTGTGACTTCACAACATTCTTCAGCTGATGAATAG
- the LOC4334534 gene encoding mitochondrial Rho GTPase 1 encodes MAAAATAANLAGKQGVRVVVIGDPGTGKSSLVVSVATEAFPENVPRVMPPTRLPADYFPDRVPITIVDTSSSPEHRAKLIAECQAADAVVLTYACDRPATLERLSTFWLPELRRLQLKAPVIVVGCKLDLRDEQQVSLEQVMAPIMQTFREIETCIECSALRQIQVPEVFYYAQKAVLHPTAPLFDQEAQSLKPRCVRALKRIFILCDHDRDGALSDVELNDFQVKCFNAPLQPTEIAGVKRVVQEKMPEGVNDNGLTLTGFLFLHALFIEKGRLETTWTVLRKFGYDNEIKLRDDLIPTIKRAPDQTLELTGQAIDFLRGIFNMFDTDNDDALLPAELDDLFSTAPENPWSNNPYVDCAERNVLGGLSLEGFLSKWALMTLLDPANSFANLIYVGYSGDFGSAFTTMRKRRVDRKKQQTQRNVFQCYVFGPRGAGKTALLQSFLGRQPSDALPMNGERFAANTVELSGSRKTLVFREIPEDDVRPLLADRESLAPCDVAVFVYDSCDEFSWQRTRDLLVEVATHGENTGYEVPCLIVAAKDDLDQSPLALQESTRVSQDMGIEMPIPISVRLRDLNNIFCRIVHAAQQPHLSIPETEAGKTRRQYRQLLNRSLMVVSVGAAVAVVGIAAYRVYAARKNTSS; translated from the exons atggcggctgcggcgacagcggcgaacCTGGCCGGCAAGCAGGGCGTGCGGGTCGTCGTCATCGGCGACCCTGGCACCGGCAAGTCCAGCCTCGTCGTCTCCGTCGCCACCGAGGCCTTCCCGGAGAACGTCCCCCGCGTCATGCCGCCCACCCGCCTCCCCGCCGACTACTTCCCCGACCGCGTCCCAATCACCATCGTCGACACCTCCTCCAG CCCGGAGCACAGGGCGAAGCTGATCGCCGAGTGCCAGGCGGCGGACGCGGTGGTGCTCACGTACGCCTGCGATAGGCCCGCCACGCTGGAGCGGCTCAGCACATTCtggctccccgagctccgccgcctccag TTAAAGGCACCTGTGATTGTCGTGGGGTGTAAGCTGGACCTTAGGGACGAGCAGCAGGTCAGCCTTGAGCAGGTGATGGCGCCCATCATGCAGACATTCAGAGAGATCGAGACCTGCATTGAGTGCTCTGCGCTTCGCCAGATCCAG GTTCCCGAGGTCTTCTACTATGCCCAGAAGGCGGTGCTTCACCCAACAGCACCTCTATTTGATCAAGAGGCGCAATCTCTAAAGCCACGGTGTGTGAGGGCTTTGAAGCGGATTTTTATTCTATGTGACCATGACAGGGATGGAGCACTCAGTGATGTGGAGCTCAATGACTTTCAG GTCAAATGCTTCAATGCTCCTCTCCAGCCTACTGAAATTGCAGGCGTGAAGAGAGTGGTTCAAGAGAAGATGCCTGAAGGCGTGAATGACAATGGCCTTACCTTGACTGGATTCCTTTTTCTTCATGCTCTTTTTATTGAGAAAGGACGACTAGAAACTACATGGACTGTCCTAAGGAAGTTTGGTTATGATAATGAAATCAAGCTTAGAGATGACCTTATTCCAACAATTAAACGAGCGCCCGATCAA ACCCTGGAGTTGACAGGTCAAGCCATTGATTTCTTGAGAGGAATTTTCAATATGTTTGACACAGATAAT GATGATGCTTTGCTACCTGCTGAGCTGGATGATCTTTTTTCCACTGCACCTGAAAA CCCATGGTCTAATAATCCATATGTGGACTGTGCTGAAAGGAATGTCTTGGGTGGGTTGTCCCTTGAAGGATTTCTCTCCAAG TGGGCTCTTATGACACTTCTAGATCCAGCAAATAGTTTTGCCAACCTTATATATGTTGGCTATTCGGGTGATTTTGGCTCAGCATTTACCACTATGAGGAAAAGACGAGTTGATCGTAAAAAGCAGCAAACGCAACGGAATGTTTTCCAGTGCTATGTTTTTGGTCCCAGGGGTGCTGGAAAGACAGCATTGCTACAATCATTCCTTGGAAG GCAACCTTCTGATGCTCTGCCTATGAATGGTGAACGGTTTGCAGCAAATACTGTTGAACTATCT GGGTCCAGAAAGACACTTGTATTTCGAGAGATTCCTGAAGATGATGTCAGACCATTACTGGCTGATAGGGAATCCTTGGCACCCTGTGATGTAGCAGTATTCGTTTATGATAG CTGTGATGAATTTTCTTGGCAAAGAACAAGGGATTTGCTTGTGGAAGTGGCTACACATGGAGAAAATACTGGCTATGAAGTTCCTTGTCTGATTGTTGCTGCTAAGGATGATCTTGACCAATCTCCATTGGCTCTGCAGGAATCAACGAGA GTGAGCCAAGACATGGGAATCGAAATGCCAATTCCTATTAGCGTGAGGTTGAGAGATTTGAACAATATTTTCTGTAGAATAGTCCATGCTGCGCAGCAGCCTCATCTGAGCATTCCAGAGACTGAAGCTGGGAAAACACGCAGACAATACCGTCAACTTCTGAACCGTTCCCTTATGGTTGTCTCAG TTGGAGCTGCCGTTGCAGTTGTGGGAATAGCTGCTTACCGAGTCTATGCAGCTAGGAAGAACACATCGTCTTGA
- the LOC4334531 gene encoding nudix hydrolase 16, mitochondrial, whose protein sequence is MCDLVARTGRHQQRYEDGRRLVAGCIPFRYRTSNDETSDDEPKKIVEVLMINSQSGPGLLFPKGGWENDETVEQAAAREAVEEAGVRGDIVQFLGFYDFKSKTHQDACCPEGMCRAAVFALHVKEELDSWPEQSTRRRTWLTVPEATSQCRYQWMQEALLTGFSDWHDNWSKGGGGDTNYDSL, encoded by the exons ATGTGTGACCTTGTGGCCCGAACGGGTCGGCATCAGCAGCGGTACGAGGATGGCCGGCGGCTGGTGGCCGG ATGCATACCGTTCAGGTATAGAACTAGTAATGATGAAACTTCTGATGATGAACCGAAGAAAATTGTTGAAGTTCTCATGATAAACTCTCAAAGTGGTCCAGGTCTCCTGTTTCCAAAG GGAGGATGGGAGAATGATGAAACTGTTGAGCAGGCAGCTGCTCGAGAGGCTGTAGAAGAAGCTGGAGTTCGTGGAGATATAGTG CAATTTCTGGGTTTCTACGACTTCAAAAGCAAGACGCATCAAGATGCGTGCTGCCCCGAGGGTATGTGCAGAGCCGCGGTGTTTGCGCTGCATGTGAAGGAAGAGCTGGACTCATGGCCTGAGCAGAGCACCCGCAGGAGGACCTGGTTGACAGTTCCTGAAGCCACGTCGCAGTGCCGGTATCAGTGGATGCAAGAGGCTTTGCTTACTGGCTTCTCTGACTGGCATGACAACTGGAGCaaaggtggcggtggcgacacCAACTATGACTCTCTCTAG
- the LOC4334535 gene encoding zerumbone synthase yields MSAAAAAAASSPAPRLESKVALVTGGASGIGEAIVRLFREHGAKVCIADIQDEAGQKLRDSLGGDQDVLFVHCDVSVEEDVARAVDATAEKFGTLDIMVNNAGFTGQKITDIRNIDFSEVRKVIDINLVGVFHGMKHAARIMIPNKKGSIISLGSVSSVIGGLGPHSYTATKHAVVGLTKNVAGELGKHGIRVNCVSPYAVPTALSMPYLPQGERKDDALKDFFAFVGGEANLKGVDLLPKDVAQAVLYLASDEARYISALNLMVDGGFTSVNHNLRAFED; encoded by the exons atgtccgccgccgccgccgccgccgcatcctccccCGCTCCCCG GTTGGAAAGCAAGGTTGCGCTGGTTACCGGTGGTGCTTCAGGTATTGGTGAAGCAATTGTTCGCCTCTTTAGAGAGCATGGTGCAAAGGTATGTATTGCAGATATCCAAGATGAAGCAGGTCAGAAGCTCCGGGACTCCCTTGGAGGTGACCAAGATGTCTTATTTGTCCACTGCGATGTTTCGGTGGAAGAGGATGTAGCCCGAGCGGTCGATGCAACAGCTGAAAAGTTTGGTACTCTTGACATCATGGTCAACAATGCTGGCTTTACAGGCCAGAAAATCACAGATATCCGAAACATCGACTTTTCTGAAGTCAGGAAGGTAATCGACATCAATTTAGTTGGTGTATTCCACGGGATGAAACACGCAGCGCGCATCATGATCCCCAATAAGAAGGGGTCCATCATCTCATTGGGAAGTGTTTCTAGTGTCATTGGAGGGTTGGGACCTCATTCATACACAGCAACCAAGCATGCTGTGGTGGGTCTAACCAAGAATGTAGCTGGGGAATTGGGGAAGCATGGGATACGCGTGAACTGCGTATCTCCCTATGCAGTGCCCACGGCTCTCTCCATGCCGTATCTGCCCCAGGGCGAGCGCAAGGATGATGCCCTGAAAGACTTTTTCGCCTTTGTTGGTGGTGAAGCAAACCTGAAAGGTGTGGATCTGCTACCTAAGGATGTTGCTCAAGCAGTGCTCTACTTGGCAAGCGATGAAGCGAGGTACATCAGCGCGCTCAACCTCATGGTGGATGGTGGCTTTACCTCTGTGAATCACAATTTGAGAGCATTTGAAGATTAA
- the LOC107276769 gene encoding mitochondrial Rho GTPase 1 has product MIAECQTADAVVLTYACDRPNTLERITTFWLPKIRRLLQSKVPVILAGCKVDLSDKQQQAGLENVLDFIMCTFREVEIYLECSALHRIKVDEVFYCAQMAVLRPTTPLFDKATRSIKPRCMMAFQQIFSLYDRDKDGAVSDAEMNAFLVRCFKVSLQPAEIADMKRVVQQHMIGCVNDNGLITFIGFLYLHVVFIAKG; this is encoded by the exons ATGATCGCCGAGTGCCAGACGGCGGACGCGGTGGTGCTCACTTACGCGTGCGACAGGCCGAACACGTTGGAGCGGATCACCACATTCTGGCTCCCCAAGATCCGGCGCCTCCTGCAG TCGAAGGTGCCGGTGATTCTCGCGGGGTGTAAGGTCGACCTAAGTGACAAGCAGCAGCAGGCCGGCCTTGAAAATGTGCTGGACTTCATCATGTGTACATTTAGAGAGGTTGAGATCTATCTGGAGTGCTCGGCGCTTCACCGGATAAAG GTGGATGAGGTCTTCTACTGTGCCCAAATGGCAGTGCTTCGCCCAACAACTCCTCTATTTGATAAAGCAACGCGATCTATAAAGCCACGGTGCATGATGGCTTTTCAACAGATATTTTCTCTTTATGACCGTGACAAGGATGGTGCAGTTAGTGATGCGGAGATGAATGCATTTCTG GTTAGATGCTTCAAGGTCTCTCTCCAACCTGCTGAAATTGCAGATATGAAGAGGGTGGTTCAACAACATATGATTGGATGCGTGAATGATAATGGCCTTATTACCTTCATTGGATTCCTTTACCTTCATGTTGTTTTTATTGCGAAAGGATGA